The following are encoded together in the Flavihumibacter fluvii genome:
- a CDS encoding undecaprenyl-diphosphate phosphatase: MNIFEAIVVAVVEGLTEFLPVSSTGHMIIASSLLGIHKEEFTKLFEVAIQLGAILAVVVLYWKKFIDFKSFNFYIKLAVAVIPALLLGFLFSDQIDALLESPLTVAITLLLGGIILIFIDRAFQHPTITEEKEISHPKALMIGLWQCLAMIPGVSRSAASIIGGMQQKLSRSLAAEFSFFLAVPTMAAATGYSLVLKKWANPAGGVQKGYEMLLNSSANLTAFIIGNIVAFVVALLAIKFFIGFLQKHGFKWFGYYRIAAGLILLILLYTKVIHN, translated from the coding sequence ATGAATATTTTTGAAGCTATTGTGGTGGCCGTTGTTGAAGGGCTTACTGAATTCCTGCCCGTTTCATCTACCGGGCATATGATTATTGCCAGTTCTCTGCTCGGCATACATAAAGAAGAATTTACCAAGCTTTTTGAAGTGGCCATTCAATTAGGTGCAATCCTTGCAGTAGTAGTCCTATACTGGAAGAAATTCATCGATTTTAAAAGCTTCAACTTTTACATCAAACTGGCTGTAGCGGTAATCCCGGCTTTGTTATTGGGATTTCTGTTTTCCGACCAGATCGATGCATTGTTGGAAAGCCCGCTTACCGTTGCCATCACGCTTTTACTGGGTGGGATTATACTTATTTTCATTGATCGGGCTTTCCAACATCCAACAATAACCGAAGAAAAAGAGATCAGCCATCCTAAAGCTTTAATGATTGGGTTATGGCAATGCCTGGCAATGATTCCAGGTGTAAGCAGAAGTGCGGCTTCGATTATTGGCGGCATGCAGCAAAAACTCTCCCGTTCGCTTGCAGCTGAGTTTTCATTTTTCCTGGCAGTACCTACCATGGCAGCAGCTACAGGTTATTCACTGGTTCTGAAAAAATGGGCTAATCCAGCTGGGGGAGTCCAAAAAGGGTATGAAATGCTGTTGAATTCATCAGCTAACCTAACCGCCTTTATCATCGGGAATATTGTTGCTTTTGTTGTTGCCTTGCTGGCCATTAAATTTTTTATCGGATTCCTTCAAAAACATGGTTTTAAATGGTTTGGTTATTATAGAATTGCTGCAGGCCTAATTCTTCTTATATTGCTGTACACGAAAGTGATCCATAATTAG
- a CDS encoding cell division protein FtsX, producing MTQIGKSSAKRSQPSYFMSILGVSLVLFILGLLGWIVINANKLGQYFKENVEVRVYLRENITPKDSVTLVQYIANKPYVKEYEYVTKELAKQKFVADGNDDWKNILDANPLPASIEFKLRNQYVQSDSLLAIKADLEQNIGVNDVQYPRSLVDNLNENVRKISLILLIIAITLCIVVIVLIDNTIKLAMFSNRFLIKTMQMVGATRGFIAKPMDLRAVINGAIAGLIALAGIVALVFFAERQLPELKAMRDTSWLLMLGAGIIVLGILISLLSTHRSVIKYLKMKLDELY from the coding sequence ATGACGCAAATCGGAAAATCATCCGCAAAACGTTCTCAACCCTCCTATTTCATGTCGATACTGGGCGTTTCGCTGGTGCTCTTCATTTTAGGATTGCTTGGATGGATTGTTATCAATGCCAATAAACTGGGGCAATACTTTAAAGAAAACGTGGAAGTACGGGTCTATCTCAGGGAAAACATTACCCCAAAGGATAGTGTTACCCTTGTGCAATATATTGCCAACAAGCCATATGTTAAGGAATATGAATATGTGACCAAGGAATTAGCCAAACAGAAATTCGTTGCCGATGGCAATGATGACTGGAAAAACATTCTCGATGCCAACCCACTTCCAGCCAGTATTGAATTTAAATTGAGGAACCAGTACGTCCAAAGTGATTCACTCCTGGCCATTAAGGCCGACCTGGAACAAAATATAGGAGTCAACGATGTTCAGTATCCGCGATCACTGGTTGATAACCTGAACGAAAACGTCAGGAAGATCAGCCTGATTCTCCTGATCATTGCCATAACACTATGTATTGTAGTGATCGTTTTAATAGATAATACGATAAAGCTGGCAATGTTCAGTAACCGATTCCTTATCAAGACCATGCAAATGGTGGGGGCAACACGTGGATTTATTGCCAAACCTATGGATTTACGTGCTGTGATCAATGGTGCAATAGCCGGATTGATTGCCCTTGCAGGGATCGTTGCCCTGGTATTTTTTGCTGAAAGACAACTGCCGGAACTGAAGGCTATGCGAGATACAAGCTGGCTATTAATGTTAGGGGCCGGAATTATTGTTTTAGGCATCCTGATATCTTTGCTCAGCACACACCGCAGTGTGATCAAATACCTTAAAATGAAACTGGATGAACTTTATTAG
- a CDS encoding DUF3098 domain-containing protein produces MSKKETRHQTIAHTSESLFGKENYIWMIAGIAVIALGMLVMSGGKSSDPTVFDQKEVYSTSRITIAPLLILAGLAIEVFAIFKKPKA; encoded by the coding sequence ATGTCAAAAAAAGAAACACGCCACCAAACTATTGCACACACTTCTGAAAGCCTGTTTGGTAAAGAGAATTACATCTGGATGATCGCCGGAATTGCCGTGATTGCCTTAGGCATGTTGGTGATGTCTGGAGGGAAAAGCAGCGATCCAACAGTCTTCGACCAGAAAGAAGTTTACAGTACTTCCCGCATTACCATTGCTCCCCTGTTGATTCTGGCCGGACTTGCCATTGAAGTATTCGCTATTTTCAAGAAGCCGAAAGCCTGA